The following proteins are co-located in the Streptomyces sp. NBC_01198 genome:
- a CDS encoding citrate synthase 2, translating to MSDFVPGLEGVVAFETEIAEPDREGGSLRYRGVDIEELVGHVSFGNVWGLLVDGRFDPGLPPAEPFPIPVHSGDIRVDVQSALAMLAPVWGLRPLLDIDAEEARDDLARAAVMALSYVAQSARGQGRPMVPQREIDKAQSITERFMIRWRGEPDPRHVAAVDAYWTSAAEHGMNASTFTARVIASTGADVAAALSGAVGAMSGPLHGGAPSRVLGMIEEIERTGDAEAYVKAALDKGERLMGFGHRVYRAEDPRARVLRRTARELGAPRYEVAEALEKAALAELHERRPDRVLATNVEFWAAIMLDFAEVPAHMFTSMFTCARTAGWSAHILEQKRTGRLVRPSARYIGPGSRSLHDIEGDPTTRS from the coding sequence ATGTCCGACTTCGTACCCGGACTCGAAGGAGTCGTCGCGTTCGAGACGGAGATCGCCGAACCCGACAGGGAAGGCGGGTCGCTGCGCTACCGCGGAGTGGACATCGAGGAGCTGGTCGGGCATGTGAGCTTCGGCAACGTGTGGGGCCTGCTGGTCGACGGGCGGTTCGACCCCGGGCTGCCGCCGGCCGAGCCGTTCCCGATCCCCGTGCACTCCGGCGACATCCGGGTGGACGTGCAGTCCGCGCTGGCCATGCTCGCCCCGGTGTGGGGGCTGCGCCCGCTGCTGGACATCGACGCCGAGGAGGCCCGCGACGACCTCGCCCGCGCCGCGGTCATGGCCCTGTCGTACGTCGCCCAGTCCGCCCGCGGGCAGGGGCGGCCCATGGTCCCGCAGCGGGAGATCGACAAGGCGCAGTCCATCACCGAGCGTTTCATGATCCGCTGGCGCGGCGAGCCGGACCCGCGGCACGTCGCCGCGGTGGACGCGTACTGGACGTCGGCGGCCGAGCACGGCATGAACGCCTCCACCTTCACCGCCCGCGTCATCGCCTCCACCGGCGCGGACGTGGCAGCCGCGCTGTCCGGCGCCGTCGGCGCCATGTCGGGACCGCTGCACGGCGGCGCCCCGTCGCGCGTCCTCGGCATGATCGAGGAGATCGAACGCACCGGTGACGCCGAGGCCTATGTGAAGGCCGCCCTGGACAAGGGCGAGCGCCTGATGGGCTTCGGCCACCGCGTCTACCGCGCCGAGGACCCGCGGGCCCGCGTCCTGCGCCGCACGGCCCGCGAACTGGGCGCACCGCGTTACGAGGTGGCCGAGGCGCTGGAGAAGGCGGCGCTCGCCGAGCTGCACGAGCGGCGTCCCGACCGCGTCCTGGCCACGAACGTGGAGTTCTGGGCGGCGATCATGCTCGACTTCGCCGAGGTGCCCGCGCACATGTTCACCTCGATGTTCACCTGTGCGCGTACGGCCGGCTGGTCGGCGCACATCCTGGAGCAGAAGCGCACCGGCCGCCTGGTCCGCCCGTCGGCCCGCTACATCGGCCCGGGCTCGCGCAGCCTGCACGACATCGAGGGCGACCCCACCACCCGCTCCTGA
- a CDS encoding MBL fold metallo-hydrolase, whose amino-acid sequence MDTIEWGGVRVTRIGLFENAPLPPAAFFPATDRARWEANRSWLAPAHWDPDADRVRIAVQAWLLRSAGRTVLVDTGLAADSARTGVHPGGVSLVEALAAAGVAADDVDTVVNTHLHADHVGGNTRFDSSAGERVPAFPRARYLFSRADLDFFDSRTLTEQPGRSAVVHAESIEPVLRAGQADVWEGGHVIDEHLHLEPAPGHTPGHAVLSLTAGGERALFVGDLLHSPLQVLTPEVSSCFCHDPATAARTRRRVLEQAADERALLVPAHFGGARAVEVAREGSRFALTGWAGFPAGAA is encoded by the coding sequence ATGGACACCATCGAGTGGGGCGGCGTCCGTGTGACGCGTATCGGGCTGTTCGAGAACGCACCGCTGCCGCCTGCCGCCTTCTTCCCCGCCACCGACCGGGCCCGCTGGGAGGCCAACCGTTCGTGGCTGGCTCCCGCCCACTGGGACCCGGACGCCGACCGGGTACGGATCGCCGTACAGGCGTGGCTGCTGCGCAGCGCCGGGCGTACGGTCCTGGTCGACACCGGGCTCGCGGCGGACAGCGCCCGCACCGGCGTCCACCCCGGCGGCGTCTCGCTGGTCGAGGCGCTCGCGGCTGCCGGGGTGGCCGCCGACGACGTCGACACGGTGGTGAACACCCACCTGCACGCCGACCATGTGGGCGGCAACACCCGCTTCGACAGCTCCGCGGGCGAGCGGGTTCCCGCCTTTCCCCGGGCCCGCTACCTCTTCTCCCGCGCCGACCTGGACTTCTTCGACTCGCGCACGCTCACAGAACAGCCCGGCCGCAGTGCCGTCGTGCACGCCGAGTCGATCGAGCCGGTGCTGCGCGCCGGGCAGGCCGACGTCTGGGAGGGCGGCCACGTCATCGACGAGCACCTGCACCTTGAGCCGGCCCCCGGCCACACCCCGGGGCACGCCGTCCTCTCGCTGACCGCGGGCGGCGAACGCGCGCTCTTCGTCGGCGACCTGCTGCACTCCCCGCTTCAGGTGCTCACCCCAGAGGTCTCCAGTTGCTTCTGCCACGACCCGGCGACTGCCGCCCGCACCCGGCGACGGGTCCTCGAACAGGCCGCCGACGAGCGCGCGTTGCTGGTGCCTGCGCACTTCGGAGGCGCCCGCGCGGTCGAGGTCGCCCGCGAGGGCAGCCGCTTCGCCCTGACCGGCTGGGCGGGCTTTCCGGCCGGCGCCGCGTGA
- the serC gene encoding phosphoserine transaminase, whose protein sequence is MADIQIPADIKPADGRFGSGPSKVRTQALDALAATGTSLLGTSHRQAPVKNLVGQVRDGVKQLFSLPDGYEVVLGNGGSTAFWDVATHGLIGTKSQHLSFGEFSSKFAKAAQQAPWLDEPTIVKSEPGTHPEPAAEAGVDVYALTHNETSTGVAAPIRRVAGADAGALVVVDATSGAGGLPVDIAETDVYYFAPQKSFAADGGLWIAVFSPAALERAASIAASGRHIPAFFDLPTAIDNSQKNQTYNTPALATLFLLKEQLEWINGQGGLSWATERTADSSSRLYGWAEKAPYATPFVAEPAQRSQVVGTIDFEDGIDAAAVAKVLRANGIVDTEPYRKLGRNQLRVAMFPAVEPSDVEALTACIDYVIGQL, encoded by the coding sequence GTGGCCGATATCCAGATTCCCGCTGACATCAAGCCCGCCGACGGTCGATTCGGGTCGGGCCCCTCCAAGGTGCGGACGCAGGCGCTCGACGCGCTGGCCGCCACCGGGACGTCCCTGCTCGGCACCTCCCACCGCCAGGCGCCGGTGAAGAACCTGGTCGGGCAGGTCCGCGACGGCGTCAAGCAGCTGTTCTCCCTCCCCGACGGCTACGAGGTGGTGCTCGGCAACGGCGGCTCCACCGCGTTCTGGGACGTCGCGACCCACGGCCTGATCGGGACCAAGTCCCAGCATCTGTCCTTCGGTGAGTTCTCGTCGAAGTTCGCGAAGGCGGCGCAGCAGGCGCCGTGGCTGGACGAGCCCACGATCGTCAAGTCCGAGCCCGGTACCCACCCGGAGCCGGCCGCGGAAGCGGGCGTGGACGTCTACGCCCTGACGCACAACGAGACCTCGACCGGTGTCGCGGCCCCGATCCGCCGGGTCGCGGGCGCGGACGCCGGCGCGCTGGTCGTGGTGGACGCCACCTCGGGCGCAGGCGGCCTGCCGGTCGACATCGCGGAGACCGACGTCTACTACTTCGCGCCGCAGAAGTCCTTCGCGGCCGACGGCGGCCTGTGGATCGCCGTGTTCTCCCCCGCGGCCCTGGAGCGCGCCGCCTCGATCGCCGCGTCCGGGCGGCACATCCCGGCGTTCTTCGACCTGCCGACCGCGATCGACAACTCGCAGAAGAACCAGACGTACAACACGCCCGCGCTGGCCACTCTCTTCCTGCTCAAGGAGCAGCTGGAGTGGATCAACGGGCAGGGCGGCCTGAGCTGGGCGACCGAGCGCACCGCCGACTCCTCCTCGCGGCTGTACGGCTGGGCGGAGAAGGCGCCCTACGCGACGCCGTTCGTGGCGGAGCCCGCGCAGCGTTCGCAGGTCGTCGGCACCATCGACTTCGAGGACGGGATCGACGCGGCAGCCGTGGCGAAGGTGCTGCGGGCCAACGGCATCGTGGACACCGAGCCGTACCGCAAGCTGGGCCGCAACCAGCTGCGGGTGGCGATGTTCCCGGCCGTCGAGCCGTCCGACGTGGAGGCGCTGACCGCCTGCATCGACTACGTCATCGGTCAGCTCTGA
- a CDS encoding aldo/keto reductase: protein MKYTQLGRTGLKVSRLVLGTMNFGPETDEADGHAIMDAALDAGVNFFDTANVYGAGANKGRTEEIVGSWFAKGDGRRDKTVLATKVYGNMAAEGDAWPNHDKLSALNIRRAVDASLKRLGTDYIDLYQFHHIDRATPWDEIWQAIDVLVAQGKILYAGSSNFAGWHIAQANEAAQRRGSLGLTSEQCLYNLAERRAEMEVIPAAEQYGLGVIPWSPLNGGLLGGVLRKQRDGGASRSAGGRAAEALADPAQRAQIQAYEDLCEKHGQDAGDVGLAWLLTRPAVTGPIVGPRTAGQLESALRAVELELSEEFLASLDEIFPGTGPSPEAFAW, encoded by the coding sequence ATGAAGTACACACAGCTCGGACGTACGGGTCTCAAGGTCAGCCGTCTGGTGCTCGGCACCATGAACTTCGGTCCGGAGACCGACGAGGCGGACGGCCACGCGATCATGGACGCGGCACTCGACGCCGGCGTCAACTTCTTCGACACCGCGAACGTCTACGGAGCGGGCGCGAACAAGGGCCGCACCGAGGAGATCGTCGGCAGCTGGTTCGCCAAGGGCGACGGGCGCCGCGACAAGACCGTGCTGGCCACGAAGGTCTACGGCAACATGGCCGCCGAGGGCGACGCCTGGCCGAACCACGACAAGCTCTCGGCGCTGAACATCCGCCGGGCGGTCGACGCCAGCCTCAAGCGGCTGGGCACGGACTACATCGACCTCTACCAGTTCCACCACATCGACCGGGCGACACCCTGGGACGAGATCTGGCAGGCGATCGACGTCCTGGTCGCCCAGGGCAAGATCCTCTATGCCGGGTCGAGCAACTTCGCCGGCTGGCACATCGCCCAGGCCAACGAGGCCGCGCAGCGGCGCGGTTCGCTCGGGCTGACCTCCGAGCAGTGCCTGTACAACCTCGCGGAGCGGCGGGCGGAGATGGAGGTGATCCCGGCGGCAGAGCAGTACGGCCTCGGCGTGATCCCCTGGTCGCCGCTGAACGGCGGGCTGCTGGGTGGCGTGCTGCGCAAGCAGCGCGACGGCGGCGCGTCCCGCTCGGCCGGCGGGCGGGCCGCCGAAGCGCTGGCCGATCCGGCGCAGCGCGCACAGATCCAGGCCTACGAGGACCTGTGCGAGAAGCACGGGCAGGACGCGGGTGACGTGGGCCTGGCGTGGCTGCTCACCCGTCCCGCGGTGACCGGGCCGATCGTCGGGCCGCGCACCGCCGGGCAGCTGGAGTCGGCACTTCGGGCGGTGGAGCTGGAGCTGTCCGAGGAGTTCCTGGCATCGCTGGACGAGATCTTCCCCGGCACCGGCCCGTCCCCCGAGGCCTTCGCCTGGTAG
- a CDS encoding GDSL-type esterase/lipase family protein, which yields MRYLFVGDSMTVGAAGDYTWRYRMWQHLCTLGEPFSVVGPRDGLYDRAADAAVSADYADPSFPPRARRHLAGWGEGWQHLAPVIGDVVREHRPDVLLVSLGLIDLGFYTDPGQTAANVERFIAEARGAAPRLRMVLLPVIPNTRADLDPGFADQCAELNTLLAKAVADHDSPVSPLLLASRPEGYDILLDTYDGTHPNAAGEHKLAAAFADAMYQAWGLGAPYAVP from the coding sequence ATGCGTTACCTCTTCGTCGGCGACTCCATGACCGTTGGCGCCGCCGGCGACTACACCTGGCGCTACCGGATGTGGCAGCACCTGTGCACGCTGGGCGAGCCCTTCTCCGTGGTCGGCCCGCGCGACGGGCTCTACGACAGGGCGGCGGACGCGGCGGTCTCCGCCGACTACGCCGACCCGTCGTTCCCGCCGCGCGCCCGGCGCCATCTGGCGGGCTGGGGCGAGGGCTGGCAGCACCTGGCGCCGGTGATCGGCGACGTGGTCCGTGAGCACCGGCCGGACGTGCTGCTGGTCTCGCTCGGCCTGATCGACCTCGGCTTCTACACCGACCCCGGGCAGACCGCGGCCAACGTGGAGCGCTTCATCGCCGAGGCCCGCGGGGCCGCGCCCCGGCTGCGGATGGTGCTGCTGCCGGTGATCCCCAACACCCGCGCCGATCTGGATCCTGGCTTCGCCGACCAGTGCGCGGAGCTGAACACGCTGCTGGCCAAGGCGGTCGCCGACCACGACTCGCCCGTCTCCCCCTTGCTGCTGGCCTCCCGCCCTGAGGGGTACGACATCCTGCTCGACACCTACGACGGCACGCATCCGAACGCGGCGGGCGAGCACAAGCTGGCGGCGGCCTTCGCCGACGCCATGTATCAGGCCTGGGGCCTCGGGGCGCCCTACGCCGTGCCGTAG
- a CDS encoding PAS domain-containing protein, producing the protein MEAGLCAFDRTGVITHWNAEATRILGWTADDAVGRRGFAGWAARSQDAAEAEERLLGAMDSAGRQVHEFALLTKDGRRVLVRTQSAAVLGADGRPAGVYCAFSEVHVQIDLERSIALSEALFTDASWGVVLIDADLRPAVVNTKAARMLQTGRDELLGRPLGDLLTQGVEELENALQHVLAEGAPPATADLWLALSADPENRRRCWRSGFVRLGSPLGEEPVPLGVGWLFIDITRQKATETDGAQIRFRYQQLHRADRAAAECGTALEAAALQLDFALAGFADHALLDLADDAERLIRIAATPTGEPGPCELTPGAAESGIPVGYPVAHPALQALERIGTVRTSFGPPPAAEDAARARVDEWAAARRWPPGTVHGLVTVLRSRGRTVGALTFLRGSGRRLFDRADAAYAEDVAARVAMALDLAGLAGEC; encoded by the coding sequence ATGGAGGCGGGTCTGTGCGCCTTCGACCGCACCGGGGTCATCACGCACTGGAATGCCGAGGCGACCAGGATTCTCGGCTGGACGGCGGACGACGCCGTCGGGCGGCGCGGTTTCGCCGGGTGGGCGGCCCGCTCCCAGGACGCGGCCGAGGCGGAGGAAAGGCTGCTGGGGGCGATGGATTCCGCCGGGCGCCAGGTGCACGAATTCGCCCTGCTGACCAAAGACGGCCGCCGCGTCCTGGTCCGCACCCAGTCCGCCGCGGTCCTGGGCGCCGACGGGCGGCCCGCGGGGGTGTACTGCGCCTTTTCCGAGGTCCATGTGCAGATCGACCTGGAGCGCTCCATCGCGCTCAGCGAGGCGCTGTTCACGGACGCCTCCTGGGGCGTGGTGCTGATCGACGCCGACCTGCGCCCCGCGGTCGTCAACACGAAAGCCGCCCGGATGCTGCAGACCGGCCGGGACGAGCTGCTGGGGCGTCCGCTGGGGGATCTGCTCACCCAGGGCGTGGAGGAGCTGGAGAACGCGCTGCAGCACGTGCTCGCCGAGGGCGCGCCGCCGGCCACCGCCGACCTGTGGCTGGCGCTCAGCGCCGACCCGGAGAACCGGCGGCGGTGCTGGCGCAGCGGTTTCGTCCGGCTCGGCTCGCCGCTGGGCGAGGAACCGGTGCCGCTGGGCGTCGGCTGGCTGTTCATCGACATCACCCGGCAGAAAGCGACGGAAACCGACGGCGCCCAGATCAGATTCCGCTATCAGCAGCTCCACCGCGCCGACCGGGCGGCGGCGGAATGCGGCACCGCCCTGGAAGCGGCGGCGCTGCAACTGGATTTCGCGCTCGCCGGATTCGCCGACCACGCGCTGCTCGACCTCGCCGACGACGCCGAGCGCCTGATACGGATCGCGGCCACCCCCACGGGTGAGCCGGGCCCCTGCGAGCTGACGCCCGGTGCCGCGGAAAGCGGCATACCGGTGGGCTACCCGGTGGCCCATCCGGCGCTTCAGGCGCTGGAGCGGATCGGCACCGTACGGACCAGTTTCGGGCCGCCGCCGGCGGCGGAGGACGCGGCGAGGGCGCGCGTCGACGAATGGGCCGCGGCCAGGCGCTGGCCGCCGGGAACGGTGCACGGGCTGGTCACGGTGCTGCGCAGCCGCGGCCGTACGGTCGGGGCGCTGACCTTCCTGCGCGGCTCGGGGCGCCGCCTCTTCGACCGCGCCGACGCGGCCTACGCCGAGGACGTGGCCGCGCGGGTCGCGATGGCGCTGGACCTGGCCGGGCTCGCCGGGGAGTGCTGA
- a CDS encoding winged helix-turn-helix transcriptional regulator, translating to MSADGGTADRQVPLVTTAAYESCPVTGVLRTVGDKWSPAVIRVLAEQPCGFNELDRAIEGISRRMLTRTLRNLEERGLVSRAPQGGGSTPSRVEYALTALGRSLREQLRALGTWAAAGGQDVPG from the coding sequence ATGTCCGCTGACGGCGGCACCGCCGACCGCCAGGTCCCGCTGGTCACCACCGCGGCGTACGAGAGCTGCCCGGTGACGGGTGTGCTGCGCACGGTCGGCGACAAGTGGAGCCCGGCGGTCATCCGGGTCCTGGCGGAACAGCCGTGCGGCTTCAACGAGCTGGACCGCGCCATCGAGGGGATCAGCCGCCGGATGCTGACCCGCACGCTGCGGAACCTGGAGGAGCGCGGCCTGGTCAGCCGTGCGCCGCAGGGGGGCGGCAGTACGCCCTCGCGCGTCGAGTACGCCTTGACCGCGCTCGGCCGGTCCCTGCGGGAGCAGTTGCGGGCGCTCGGGACGTGGGCGGCGGCCGGCGGGCAGGACGTGCCCGGGTGA
- a CDS encoding FAD-binding and (Fe-S)-binding domain-containing protein, with the protein MTGDQAGEVERALREAVRGAVEWGAGARSVMTMDASNYRKVPVGVVAPVDAEDVAAALGVCREYGVPVTARGGGTSIAGQAVGTGVVMDFTRHMNRLLEIDPQARTARVQPGLVLDALRRAAAPHGLTFGPDPSTHSRCTLGGMIGNNACGSHSVAWGTTADNVRALDVLTYRGEIVRPGAPGDASALPDRLRDGLARLVDGNLALLRTGFPQLPRRISGYALDRLLPEHGRDVVRAFTGSEGTLGVLTEATVALVPAPAARALAVLGYADESAAAEAAHLLLQWRPLTVEGMAADLVGKAAAELPRGGAWLFVETGGDSPAEALARAQEICRTADGVTGHAVVADPARQRALWRIREDAAGIATRMPDGTEAWPGWEDCAVPPARLGAYLRDFRALLAGHGLRGAPYGHFGDGCVHVRIDFDLVDPAGVARFRRFSEAAADLVVSHGGSLSGEHGDGQARAELLPKMYGPDVIALFSDFKDLWDPDGGMNPGTLVRPDLIDSNLRFAALPSGAAGPVDVEFTYPGDGGDFVAAVRRCVGVAKCRTPAVDGDGGSAVMCPSFRVTGEERHSTRGRARLLHEMLAGEVVTDGWRSQEVKGALDLCLSCKGCRSDCPVEVDMATYKAEFLHQHYRGRLRPRAHYSMGWLPVWLKIAARFARPVNFLGRVRPTAWVAKRIAGIANERDMPELAPETFTRWWDTDDTNGGRRGPADGSPGAARTVVLWPDTFTDHLSPEVGRAAVRVLRAAGLHVTLPPAAVCCGLTWVSTGQLDRARTVMRRTLDRLAPVLDAGLPLVVLEPSCAAALRSDLPELLGAPRAARLAASVRTFAEALEEYAPGWDPPRLDRRAVGQTHCHQHAVLGDAADRRLRERAGLTGDLTGGCCGLAGNFGFEAGHYEVSAACAQEALLPALRAAGPDAAVLADGFSCRTQIAQLAGGPTARHLAEVLAEALAEQDQRPDPARRT; encoded by the coding sequence ATGACGGGTGACCAGGCCGGCGAGGTGGAGCGGGCGCTGCGGGAAGCCGTGCGCGGGGCTGTGGAGTGGGGCGCAGGGGCGCGGTCGGTGATGACGATGGACGCGTCCAACTACCGCAAGGTGCCGGTGGGAGTGGTGGCGCCGGTGGACGCGGAGGACGTGGCGGCGGCGCTCGGGGTGTGCCGGGAGTACGGAGTGCCGGTGACCGCCCGCGGCGGCGGGACGTCGATCGCCGGGCAGGCCGTCGGCACCGGCGTCGTCATGGACTTCACCCGGCACATGAACCGGCTGCTGGAGATCGACCCGCAGGCCAGGACCGCCCGGGTGCAACCGGGCCTGGTGCTGGACGCCCTGCGCCGGGCCGCCGCCCCGCACGGCCTGACCTTCGGACCCGACCCCTCCACCCACAGCCGCTGCACCCTCGGCGGCATGATCGGCAACAACGCGTGCGGCTCGCATTCGGTGGCCTGGGGCACCACCGCCGACAACGTACGGGCGCTCGACGTGCTCACCTACCGCGGCGAGATCGTCAGGCCGGGCGCCCCAGGTGACGCCTCCGCCCTGCCCGACCGGCTGCGGGACGGGCTCGCCCGGCTGGTGGACGGCAATCTGGCACTGCTGCGTACCGGCTTTCCCCAACTCCCGCGCCGCATCTCCGGATACGCCCTGGACCGGCTGCTGCCCGAGCACGGCAGGGACGTGGTGCGCGCCTTCACCGGCAGCGAGGGGACGCTCGGCGTGCTGACCGAGGCGACCGTGGCGCTGGTGCCCGCGCCGGCCGCACGGGCGCTCGCCGTACTCGGCTATGCCGACGAGAGCGCGGCGGCCGAGGCCGCGCACCTGCTGCTGCAGTGGCGGCCGTTGACGGTCGAGGGGATGGCCGCCGACCTGGTGGGGAAGGCCGCGGCGGAACTGCCCCGCGGCGGTGCCTGGCTGTTCGTGGAGACCGGCGGTGACTCCCCGGCGGAGGCGCTGGCCCGGGCGCAGGAGATCTGCCGGACGGCCGACGGCGTGACCGGTCACGCCGTCGTCGCCGACCCCGCGCGGCAGCGCGCCCTGTGGCGGATCCGGGAGGACGCCGCCGGTATCGCCACACGCATGCCCGACGGCACCGAGGCATGGCCGGGCTGGGAGGACTGCGCGGTTCCCCCCGCCCGGCTGGGCGCCTACCTGCGGGATTTCCGGGCCCTGCTGGCCGGGCACGGGCTGCGCGGCGCGCCCTACGGCCACTTCGGCGACGGATGCGTGCATGTGCGGATCGACTTCGACCTCGTCGATCCGGCTGGCGTCGCACGCTTCCGCCGCTTCTCCGAGGCCGCCGCGGACCTGGTGGTGTCACACGGCGGCTCCCTCTCCGGCGAGCACGGCGACGGCCAGGCTCGCGCCGAACTGCTGCCGAAGATGTACGGCCCGGATGTGATCGCACTCTTTTCAGATTTCAAGGACCTCTGGGACCCCGATGGCGGGATGAACCCGGGAACGCTTGTTCGCCCCGACCTCATTGATAGCAATCTTCGCTTCGCCGCGCTGCCGTCCGGCGCGGCCGGACCCGTCGATGTCGAATTCACTTATCCGGGTGACGGCGGTGATTTCGTTGCCGCCGTCCGCCGCTGCGTCGGAGTGGCCAAATGTCGTACCCCGGCGGTCGATGGGGACGGCGGTTCCGCTGTCATGTGCCCGTCGTTCCGGGTCACCGGCGAGGAGCGGCACTCCACCCGCGGCCGGGCCAGGCTGCTGCACGAGATGCTGGCGGGCGAGGTCGTCACGGACGGCTGGCGGTCCCAGGAAGTCAAGGGAGCGCTGGACCTGTGCCTGTCCTGCAAGGGCTGCAGGTCGGACTGCCCGGTGGAGGTGGACATGGCAACGTACAAAGCCGAATTCCTCCACCAGCACTATCGGGGGCGGTTGCGGCCGCGCGCGCACTACTCGATGGGCTGGCTTCCGGTGTGGCTGAAAATCGCCGCACGATTCGCCCGGCCGGTCAATTTCCTTGGCAGGGTCCGACCAACCGCGTGGGTGGCGAAACGTATCGCCGGCATCGCGAACGAGCGCGACATGCCCGAACTGGCGCCCGAGACATTCACTCGATGGTGGGATACCGACGACACGAACGGGGGACGCCGGGGGCCGGCCGACGGGTCGCCGGGCGCCGCTCGCACGGTCGTCCTGTGGCCCGACACCTTCACCGACCACCTCTCGCCCGAGGTCGGCCGGGCGGCGGTGCGGGTGCTGCGGGCGGCCGGACTGCACGTCACCCTCCCGCCTGCCGCGGTCTGCTGCGGCCTGACGTGGGTGTCCACCGGCCAGCTCGACCGGGCGAGGACCGTCATGCGGCGCACCCTCGACCGGCTGGCCCCCGTCCTCGACGCGGGCCTGCCGCTGGTCGTCCTCGAACCGAGCTGTGCCGCCGCCCTGCGCAGCGACCTGCCGGAACTGCTCGGCGCCCCGCGGGCCGCCAGGCTCGCCGCGTCGGTGCGTACCTTCGCCGAGGCGCTGGAGGAGTACGCGCCCGGCTGGGACCCGCCGCGCCTCGACCGCAGGGCGGTCGGCCAGACGCACTGCCACCAGCACGCGGTGCTCGGCGACGCCGCCGACCGCCGGCTGCGCGAACGCGCGGGCCTGACCGGCGACCTGACCGGCGGCTGCTGCGGCCTGGCCGGCAACTTCGGCTTCGAGGCCGGGCACTACGAGGTCTCGGCGGCCTGCGCACAGGAGGCGCTGCTGCCGGCGCTCCGGGCGGCCGGGCCCGACGCGGCGGTGCTGGCAGACGGTTTCTCCTGCCGCACCCAGATCGCCCAGCTCGCCGGCGGCCCGACGGCTCGCCACCTCGCGGAAGTCCTCGCGGAGGCGCTGGCCGAGCAGGACCAGCGACCGGATCCGGCCCGGCGGACCTAG
- the pdxH gene encoding pyridoxamine 5'-phosphate oxidase translates to MRERYRSTGVTEHDLAAEPYAQFTRWFADAVAATGGGVIAEPNAMVLSTADADGLPSSRTVLLKGYDLRGFVFFSNYESRKGRALAANPRASLLFPWHAIARQVIVGGDVTRVSPEETAAYFHSRPHGSQIGAWASEQSSVVDSRAVLEKRYAELEARWPQGAAVPVPPFWGGFRVEPATVEFWQGRDNRLHDRLRYVREADGWSVERLAP, encoded by the coding sequence ATGCGCGAGCGCTACCGGAGCACGGGCGTGACAGAACACGACCTCGCGGCCGAACCGTACGCCCAGTTCACCCGCTGGTTCGCGGACGCCGTCGCCGCGACCGGGGGCGGTGTGATCGCAGAACCCAACGCCATGGTGCTGTCCACCGCCGACGCGGACGGCCTGCCCAGCTCCCGTACGGTGCTGCTCAAGGGCTACGACCTGCGCGGATTCGTCTTCTTCAGCAACTACGAGTCCCGCAAGGGCCGCGCCCTGGCCGCCAACCCGCGGGCCTCGCTGCTCTTCCCGTGGCACGCCATCGCCCGCCAGGTCATCGTCGGCGGGGACGTCACAAGGGTGTCGCCGGAGGAGACCGCCGCCTACTTCCACAGCCGCCCGCACGGCTCGCAGATCGGAGCCTGGGCGAGCGAGCAGTCCAGCGTGGTGGACTCGCGGGCCGTGCTGGAGAAGCGTTACGCGGAGTTGGAAGCGCGCTGGCCGCAGGGCGCCGCGGTCCCGGTGCCGCCTTTCTGGGGCGGCTTCCGCGTCGAGCCCGCCACCGTCGAGTTCTGGCAGGGCCGGGACAACCGGCTGCACGACCGGCTGCGGTACGTACGCGAGGCGGACGGCTGGTCGGTGGAGCGGCTGGCGCCGTAG